ttataataattaaaactaataataactagttattaatattattattatttttaatcagaaTAAATTGTAGTGCAAAATGGTAATATATTTGTCACATACTATACAATTTCCGCATGTGCATGTTAATTTttctaaaattaaacaataaaacgtTCCCCATTCTGACATGTTCCTATTTAGTGTCAACAAATGCTGAAAACACTACAAACATTATGCATTTAGTTACTTTTGTAATAAATGAAACGATGACTTTAATTCTCAAAAGCATGCAgaatttatgtttaaataataatttttgatttaatgttcacagacattattattattatcattattattattaagtgttttcAATTCATTTACGgggtattattttattttggtggtcCCTTTAACATTTTGTTGATTCttagttgcattgcatctacatgccaactaattctcattacagtataagtagactgttaggttggggttagtgtaagttcacatgtacttgcaaagttactgatagtcagttaaatgtctgttgaaggagtagtatcagcagatattaagcagacagtctactactaatactcaaatgagaagtaattggcatgtagttgcaatgcaacttttagtcaacaaaatgtgcaattgGGACCAAAAAGTCTTACCAtttattgcattatgggatgttgatctctggtCTGTCAGCTTTTGattttgaaaattcaactctagagtttaacaaagtgacttttattgacattagtCATTTCAAATAATATAATGGATAGGAAATAATATGTAGAGAAGTTAGTAAAATACCAGAATATgcactggcagcttattacaaggtttttgtagcctaatatacaacaccaacccagacgagatatcactttaaactatcaaaaatgttaatataagtcactttttcaaactttttttaaggttaaattcatttggaagaaagatcaaggtcccaaaatgcaattctaaagcataaataaacatgaaataacaaaaaaattaaagcattaatcacaaaatatggaaaactgataATTTACTGATATTTCCTACAGTGTATGCTATTCAGCTATTCAGCACAGGAGTTTTGCAAAAGCATAGTGGTCTATAATGTATATGAGAAATGAATTAAGAAAACATTTCCTTTTAATTTCAGAATCAAGCGAGATTAAACCTCTTGAAGAACCAAAGATCCATCTATGGCAGACAATCAGCAGATCAAAGCGACTGCGGCCAAAGTGCTGTTCTACGTGGAGAAAGTCTCCTCATTCGCCACCTCCATAAACCCTCTCTTTGGGATCGTGACTTCAGTGGTTGCTGTCGTCAGAAATGGCCTTGTCGAAGAAAACCAAGAGGCGAAAAAAGACTTCCAGGAGATCCACGATAAACTGGAAATCATCTCTGAGAAGAACAAGCAAACCCTTCGGCAGATTCGCATTGACGAAATCAACGAGACTTACGGCAAGCATGAGGAAGTCATCAAGCATCAATACAATGCTTTTAACGCCATGCTGGAAAACGTCCGAAAAGACCCTGAGAACTCAGAACGTCATATGAAGGAGTTTGAGAAGATCTACGAGAAGGATGGGATGGATCTGAGCTTGACTGAGTATTATCGTGGCGTCAAGGGGGTCGCGCTGTTTGGGAGGCCCATATTGCAGGTGTATCTCGAAAACTGCCAAAGGAACAAAAAGGTGATGGAGGCCAGGTGCTCTCATATCACTCACTTGTTTTATATCGGTCTTATGGCACTGATGGCGTACTATGCGGTCAGCGAAGACGATGAGGATGAAGTGAGAGACAAATGGTGTCCGAGGGTGCTCGAGATTCAAGCAAAGATGATGGAAGTTCTGGATCAGTGCACTGAGGAAAACTGACATGAACTCCATGAGATTAATTCGATTTCACATGCTGAACGGTTAAAGCAATCTTGAATTGGGAAGGGGAAGTCAATAGTAAGGGGTGTAAAATAGTTCACTCTCTGCTTAGCAATGGACTTTTACATAGTTTAAAGCTGTTAAATCTGTATATCGCAGCAAATTTATATATTAAGAAACATGTTAAGCATGTTTTTTGGTCATTGTTGTGACTGAATATGTTGTAAGACGAGCATTCCTATGTTTTGAGCCTTTGTGCTAcgagttattttttattattatttaattgtttgcttgtgtttgtttatgcacaataaatgaatatattttcctCTCATATTATGGCAGTTGGTCTTTTTTTGTGTATATCAAGTGCTTCCCAGAGGTTTGGAAAATACTTGCTGTGGTAGCTGGATTAAAACACCATTTACCCACTTTACATAAATAGTTAACTTTatgcaacaaacaaaatataatttaatttttactaataattttatgtaaatttttaTGACGCTTATACACTTTCTTTTTAataggttaaagtaaaaaaaacacttgatataaaaaataaatccattatttctCTTATACTCTCTTAAAAAGGCACAAGATGTTTATTTACATACACTTTTAGTttatctttgctatttgggcttattggaacctaattagaataaaacctaagtatcatcttttaataagatgtacttttagagaaaaattaggTCAATATATGTAGActtgtggtccgaatttacataaaacactttttcctgactgttttgtatgcatttataacacacacatatatttttaacatgttttggctatcagagagtaaaaacaacatttttgtccCATTTTGGACCGTTAAAAAttgtgtttgggacatttcatatactgcaaaacagttgcaggatgacactgtatgtctgtaacaaaatataaaacattgaaagtattttaaatatccacttaagagctaaaatgtgctttccacatatgtggccactaagctcTAGGAGGTTAAGCACctactgacaggtaaaatctgcaTCTCTCACTcactttcaagttcaaagcaaacttgaatgccaaagcattttgaatatgtatataaaatagcctatttaaaatagcctaatgacatcatcaaattaatacaatttacagcaaatgagaaataaatgacataaaaaggaattaaaaacagataatatctctaaaaattattataattacaagattaaaatgtgtagattatttaaatatggCAGATGCattgattaaccattactaatggggtactgtacatatattttgcagccagtttagatcaTTCACTTCGTCCTCTTCAAGCATAtaataaagtttttctgagtcgatTAGATTCaagaatgaattattgaatgtttCTCTCGCTCTCGGGACGCAGTGTGTGCGCAGTCAGCTGTGAAGCCAAGCGAAAGTAGGCTTAagtaaaaaggtaatgcaaaaacgAATACAAATAAAGAcagctttagaaagcaaaagcTAAACCCCAGACTTTTTAGGAGACCTAGAATCGCAGCTGGACAAATTTCTTAAGTGCCAAAAAGGCGCGTCTGTGTGGGTCTCTGCAGAGCATGTGAAACTGTCTCTAGGAGTATTGACAGTTTTCACGCACAGAACAAAACAGGTAAACGAGAGGATCGTTCTTCGATCACGGATGTTTGGTTATACAAAATAGTGCAAAAGCATGATGATAATAATGGTaaaaaatgtgtcactaaatatacttgggtggCCGTAAATATACCTGTGCGGCCTGCCTATGTATGCGTGGGAAGCACTGATATAACATTATACTTATGCATTTAGCTGAAGCTTCTATTCAAAGCAATTTACAATTAGGAACAAATTTAATTTAGCAAAGTTTATTAAGTTGcatttgttaaagggatagtttacaacaaaaataatgaatattattgtCCTCCTAAGTTGTTCCaaacatttgagtttatttctccagttgaacacaaaaagagctTTTGAAAATATCTGAAAACTTATTTTGATGTCCACAGTAAGAAATGGTCACTGGTGTCTagcattttccaaaatatcttcttttgtgtttaactcaaaacaaataaatggtgagtaaatgatgacagaattttcagttttgcgtgaactatccctttagtttATGATGTGAGCACACTAAGGTCTGTGAGTGAATGAGGTGAATATGGAAATTGCTTTGATTTGCATTAAATGCAAACCTGTCAACGTTTCAAAGGCACAATGTTGTGGTCATGTGAAAATACTTGTGAAGGAAAATTCTGGGTTGAGAACAATTTAAACTCAATCATCAGCATTTGTGTCATAATGTAAGTTAACATCTACAGTACTTCTTTCAGGTTAAAGAGAGACACtgtacagtggaagtcaatgaggcCAGTCTGTAAACATTTACAGACACAATTTGCCATTAGATTAAAAAATCTCCATGTTAACATTTCTTCTGATTTAAAACCCTTGCTTGGTGTCTTTTTGTCTTTGATTGATCTTTGACAGATATCTTAATATTCCTACATTTAGATACATTTACTTAAGTGAATTAAAATAAGGTTAgtttaaaactaattatttatcTGCCAGTGGAGTCAAAGAAATACATAACTCAAAacaacaagattatttttcttactccACTCAAatattttcttcattcattcaatcattcatcttttcggcttggtcactttattaatctggggttgccacagtggaatgaaccaccaacttatccagcatatgttttatgcagcagatgcctttccagctgcaacccatcactgggaaacacccatacactcccgttcactcacatacactacggccaatttatttcattcaattcacctgtagcgctgtctttagacttgtgggggaaaccggagcacctgggggaaaaacatgcaaactccacacagaaatgccaacagacccagcagaggctcgaactagtgaccttcttgctgtgaggcaatcaagctacccactgtgccacaacTTGTAATGATTAAAAAAGCAATAAAGTCATCTCTCTGAGCTGTAAtttgctttaaaagtattttttacacTTCAGGTTTTGCGATCTTCAAATTGACAATTGCGTTCCCTTTGCAGTGCaccttgaaaacatttatgccattttaaatgcagccgtggctcatgatgaaagctataggtgacctattataaaaataaaaaaaaaaaaaacggaat
This sequence is a window from Danio rerio strain Tuebingen ecotype United States chromosome 16, GRCz12tu, whole genome shotgun sequence. Protein-coding genes within it:
- the rpz2 gene encoding rapunzel 2 (The RefSeq protein has 1 substitution compared to this genomic sequence), translated to MADNQQVKATAAKVLFYVEKVSSFATSINPLFGIVTSVVAVVRNGLVEENQEAKKDFQEIHDKLEIISEKNKQTLRQIRIDEINETYGKHEEVIKHQYNAFNAMLENVRKDPENSERHMKEFEKIYEKDGMDLSLTEYYRGVKGVALFGRPILQVYLENCQRNKKVMEARCSHITHLFYIGLMALMAYYAVSEDDEDEVRDKWCPRVLEIQAKMMEVLDQCTEEN